From a single Meiothermus sp. CFH 77666 genomic region:
- a CDS encoding DinB family protein — translation MGRATPEQLRQRSQPEKWSAHENLAHLAHFTLVTQDRMARILQEEAPLIERLKPDTEPAFLLLVERSPEEVLTELKELRAQLNQQVAALSEAQLERVGVHSAAGPMPLREWLELFLVHEAHHLYLAFWRVREVLQQAQ, via the coding sequence GTGGGCAGGGCAACCCCCGAGCAGCTGCGCCAGCGCAGCCAGCCCGAGAAGTGGTCGGCCCACGAGAACCTGGCCCACCTGGCCCACTTCACCCTGGTTACCCAGGATCGCATGGCCCGCATCCTGCAAGAGGAGGCCCCTCTGATCGAGCGGCTCAAACCCGACACCGAACCGGCCTTTTTGCTGCTGGTGGAGCGCTCCCCCGAGGAAGTGCTGACCGAGCTCAAAGAGCTTCGGGCCCAGCTTAACCAGCAGGTCGCAGCCCTGAGCGAAGCCCAGCTGGAGCGGGTGGGGGTTCACAGTGCGGCGGGGCCCATGCCCCTGCGGGAGTGGCTCGAGCTCTTCCTGGTGCACGAGGCTCACCACCTCTACCTGGCCTTCTGGCGCGTTCGCGAGGTATTGCAGCAGGCCCAATGA
- a CDS encoding IMP dehydrogenase, which translates to MNYGIFDDIAQEALEKTQADLARYPYERFETYYTFADKTIIPTFLTQPVSRTQVNTRQLFYTTKGTQELFPAFGASMSMMRSRFARDVWDGGNGGVHILPRVGLSDDERLADVRASAPALVGAALGINEKEEFLAELFAEPNLIFASIDIAHGANAAVLPVLAKIRGLGIDSGVILGNVGSIEGFAYAYWLMKLSGFQHFILKVGVGPGSVCTTRINTGVGVGQLSLLEEIRKFQAVIGYTDAQIIADGGVNSSGDFVKALAYSDGVMMGKFFASGSFEDEVLIKKDGHLEGVLLYGMASTLVTEKRNFIEGSSQTLRAFHHTAQEAIARLREGLQSAMTYVNATNLTEFRGNVRFARNSAAAITEAGVH; encoded by the coding sequence GTGAACTACGGGATTTTCGACGATATCGCTCAGGAAGCCCTGGAAAAAACCCAGGCCGATCTGGCCCGGTATCCCTACGAGCGCTTCGAGACCTATTACACCTTCGCCGACAAAACCATCATCCCCACCTTCCTGACCCAGCCGGTCTCGCGCACCCAGGTCAATACCCGGCAGCTCTTCTATACCACCAAGGGCACCCAGGAGCTATTCCCCGCCTTTGGAGCCTCGATGAGCATGATGCGGAGCCGCTTCGCCCGTGACGTGTGGGACGGGGGCAATGGGGGGGTACATATCTTGCCCCGGGTGGGGCTATCCGACGACGAACGCCTTGCGGATGTGCGGGCCAGTGCCCCCGCCCTGGTGGGGGCAGCGCTCGGCATTAACGAGAAAGAAGAGTTCCTGGCCGAACTCTTCGCGGAACCCAACCTGATTTTCGCTTCGATTGACATTGCCCACGGGGCCAATGCGGCGGTGCTACCGGTGCTGGCCAAGATTCGCGGGCTGGGCATAGATAGCGGTGTCATCCTGGGCAACGTGGGCTCCATCGAGGGCTTTGCTTATGCCTACTGGCTGATGAAGCTTTCGGGCTTCCAGCACTTCATCCTCAAGGTGGGGGTGGGGCCGGGCTCGGTCTGCACCACCCGCATCAACACCGGTGTGGGGGTGGGGCAGCTATCGCTATTGGAGGAAATTCGCAAGTTCCAGGCTGTGATCGGTTATACCGACGCGCAGATCATCGCCGATGGGGGGGTGAACAGCTCGGGTGATTTCGTGAAGGCCCTGGCCTACAGCGATGGGGTGATGATGGGCAAGTTCTTTGCCTCCGGGAGCTTCGAGGACGAGGTTCTGATCAAGAAGGATGGTCACCTCGAGGGCGTTCTGCTCTACGGCATGGCCTCCACCCTGGTCACCGAAAAGCGCAACTTTATTGAGGGCTCCTCGCAAACCTTGCGGGCCTTCCACCACACTGCTCAAGAAGCGATTGCACGGTTGCGCGAAGGTTTGCAAAGCGCCATGACCTACGTCAACGCCACCAACCTGACCGAGTTCAGGGGCAACGTGCGCTTCGCCCGTAATTCGGCGGCGGCCATCACCGAGGCCGGGGTGCACTAA
- a CDS encoding YkgJ family cysteine cluster protein has product MNPVHPSSRWRQECTLCGACCAAPDIAALQKPLGVPCKHLDAGCKCAIYESRPPVCRNYTPDWVCGEVAPLPTLAERIKRYLEIYGLDYAS; this is encoded by the coding sequence ATGAACCCGGTTCATCCTTCTAGCCGCTGGCGCCAGGAATGCACCCTGTGCGGGGCCTGCTGTGCGGCCCCCGATATTGCCGCTCTGCAAAAGCCCCTGGGCGTACCCTGCAAGCATCTGGACGCTGGGTGCAAGTGCGCCATCTACGAATCCCGCCCGCCGGTCTGCCGCAACTACACCCCAGACTGGGTTTGCGGCGAGGTCGCACCGTTGCCAACGCTGGCGGAGCGAATCAAGCGGTATCTCGAGATTTATGGTCTGGATTATGCAAGTTGA